A part of Thermodesulfovibrionales bacterium genomic DNA contains:
- a CDS encoding DUF2950 domain-containing protein gives PSPEDAVKALIEAVKTDNIDKFVAVLGSGSKSLFSSGDEVEDRAGMERFVKSYEEKNRIEKKGADRAILYTGNDDYPMPIPIVKKGQSWHFDTKAGKEELLTRRIGRNELQVIDVMETYVDAQREYIKKDWDNDGLYVYAQRLVSTPGKKDGLYWDAKEGEEQSPFGPLVAQATAKGYTKEGRAEKPTPFHGYYFRILKAQGSHAPGGAYDYVSKGKMILGFGLMAYPAKYGSSGIMTFIVNQDGIVYQRNLGKQTAKTAGAMVKYDPDKTWTKVE, from the coding sequence CCTTCTCCGGAGGATGCGGTGAAGGCCCTCATCGAAGCGGTGAAGACAGACAATATCGACAAATTCGTCGCCGTTCTCGGGTCCGGGTCTAAGTCCCTCTTCTCATCGGGCGACGAAGTGGAAGATAGGGCAGGAATGGAACGGTTTGTAAAGTCCTACGAAGAAAAGAACAGGATAGAAAAAAAAGGCGCCGACAGGGCGATACTCTATACCGGGAACGATGATTATCCCATGCCGATCCCGATCGTGAAGAAGGGGCAGAGTTGGCATTTCGACACGAAGGCCGGAAAGGAAGAGCTCCTCACCCGCCGCATCGGGAGAAATGAGTTGCAGGTCATCGATGTGATGGAGACCTATGTCGACGCTCAGCGGGAGTATATCAAGAAGGACTGGGACAATGACGGTCTTTACGTCTACGCGCAGAGGCTCGTGAGTACCCCCGGCAAGAAGGACGGGCTCTACTGGGATGCGAAAGAGGGAGAGGAGCAGAGCCCCTTCGGTCCCCTCGTCGCACAGGCCACGGCGAAAGGATACACGAAGGAGGGAAGAGCTGAGAAGCCCACCCCCTTCCACGGTTATTATTTCAGGATCCTGAAGGCACAGGGCAGCCACGCGCCCGGCGGAGCTTATGACTATGTTTCAAAGGGAAAGATGATCCTCGGTTTCGGCCTCATGGCCTATCCGGCAAAGTACGGGTCATCGGGGATCATGACCTTCATCGTGAACCAGGACGGGATCGTCTATCAAAGAAATCTCGGAAAGCAGACCGCAAAGACAGCGGGGGCCATGGTGAAATACGATCCGGACAAGACTTGGACTAAGGTCGAATAG